Within Dendrosporobacter quercicolus, the genomic segment TGAAATACCATGGCGATATTTTTCAGCAGGCTGTCGCAGGTCATCGTCTTTACATCGACGCCGCCTACGGCGATGCTGCCCTGATCGACGTCATAAAACCTGGCGAGCAGATTGCAAATTGTCGTTTTGCCACTGCCTGATGGGCCGACAATGGCGGCCGTCGTATTTTCCGGGATGAAGAACGACACTTTTTTTAATACCGCCCGCTGTTCATACGCAAAGGTTACATTCTGGAACCGGATATCATAGGCGGATGGTTCTATATTCCGGCCATTTTGATCAATGTAGGCCGCAGCTTCGATTCCGGCTAGCTTATCCAGTACGGCGTCGATGATTCTCAGAACATGCGCGGCGTTATTGACAGATTCAATTTGCCCGAAGATGACAAAGGAGAAAATAGCCGTCATGAGCATGATCGGAAGCTCCATTGTTCCGTTCAGCGTAAATAGTGCCGCAGCCAGAACCATTGTTGTAGCCGCCACCCTAAGCGCCAGCAAATGGAGACAATTGTAAGGAACAAAGTTTTTTTCGATTTTTTCGCTGATAGTTTTGTTCAGGCGATAGGCCCGCGCAATTCCCTCTCTGGATACTCCGCTTTGATGAAACGCCTTTACTACCGGCATTCCCCGAATATATTCAAAGGTAGCTGCCACCATATTGTCCTGCGCCTGCTGCCGGACAGGAGCGTTTTTCCAGCTTTTCTTCGACAGCAAACTCAAAAACAGGGCTGACAGCAAAATTCCGGCCGCTGCAATGAGAGAAATCCATATATTGTAAAAAGATAAGCAAAACACCAGGGTCAGGGCGCTGATATAGCCGTTTACCACAGTGTCAATCATTTTCATGCCGAACAGCTCCAGAAATGACAGATCGGTGGTGATAGCCGCAGCGATTTCACCGGCACTTTTCTCATTGAAGAAACTCAGGGAAACCCGTTTTAGGGCAGCGCCAATTGCCAGTCGCTGTTCAGCCGCCGTTTCATAGCCTACGCTCTCCTGCGCGGCGGCCCGCAGATAGGCAAACCAGAATCTGCCGGCAACGGCGAAAAGGACAAAGCCTGCCAGACTAAGAATGTGGGCTGAGGTCAGTTCAGCCGCACCGTTTCTGTCCTCTAGAATGAGGCTGAGTCCGTAAGCGGCGGCCATGATCGGCAGAGCGGTAAACATGGTATGAAAAAAAGAATAGATAAAGCCAGCATACAAGCGGCTTTTGCGCTGCCCGGACCAGGCAATGATCCGTTTGACGGCTTTATACACAATGCTTCACCTCGCTAGTCACCGGTTCGGTCTGGTTGGCCGCCCAGCGTTTGGCGCCGATATGGGCTGTCCACATCGCTTGATACAGCTTGCAGCTCGCAAGCAGCTCAGCATGCTTGCCGGTAGCGGCAATGCGGCCTTTTTCCATGACGATGATCTGGTCGGCATGTTTGATGGTGGAAAGTCTGTGGGCTATGACCAGCAAAGTTTTACCTTTGGTGAGCGCGGCAATGGCTGTTTGCAGCTTGGCTTCGCTTTCCGGATCGGTAAAGGCGGTGGCTTCATCCAGGATGACGACTGGCGCATTTTTCAGCATCGCCCTGGCAATGGCGATGCGCTGTTTTTCGCCGCCCGATAGTTTTTTTCCCGCTTCCCCGGCAGCGGTATCATACCCTTTTTCCAGCCGGCTGATGAACTCATCACAACAGGCCGCTCGCGCCGCCGCCAGCACATCTTCGTCGGAAGCCCGGGGATTTCCCATGCGAATATTGTCCCGCAGCGAACAATTGAACAGGAAATTATCCTGCGTTACAAAACTGATAGTATTGGCAAGCTGGGTCGGCGGCAACTGCTGAATTGGCATTCCGTCAATGGTGATTTGGCCGCCGCCGGCATCCCAAAACCGGGCAATCAGCCGCGCCACTGTTGATTTGCCCCCTCCGGAGGGGCCAACCAGTGCCGTAAAGCTGCCCTGGGGGAGCTTTACATTGATGTTGTGCAGCACGTTTTCTGTCGTGTCGGCCGGGGAAGATCCAACCCTGTTGTAGGAAAAATTTACATGAGCCAGTTCAATATCGAATCCGTTCAGTTGCACCGGCTTGTCTGCTTCTGGGAGTTCCGCCAGCTTGAGCAGTACGTCGGCATCCTTCACTGCGTGTTCTATCGCTTTGGCGTCATTGACAAGCACCGTAAAGCTGGTCAATGGACCGACGATGCCCAGAGATAAGATCAAGCACATGGTAAGGTCTCCCGGGCTTAGTGAGCCGTTAAGGTACAGAATCATGCCGGCCGGCAGCGTCCCCAGCAGGGTGGAAGGAAGGACCGAACCGCCAAAGTTCATGGGCTTCCAGGTGCTGCGGAACCAGTTGAGGGTATACTTTTTAAACGATTCTACCGCCTGTTCGAACTTCTCATAAGAGGCGGCGGACTGGTTAAACGCCTTAATGACTTCAATTCCTTCAATGTATTCGACAATGACGCTGTTTACCTGATTGCTCGCCGCCATATAATCGGCGTACCGGCGGTTGAACCTTCTCAGCATGACTGCATAGGCCGCAGCGGCGATTGGGACGGTGAGCATGGCCGCCAAAGCCATACGCCAGTCAATCATCATAAGATAGGCAAACACGGCCAGCGGCAGCAGCAGATTGGAGATGCCTTCGGGAATCATATGGGCCAGCGGGACTTCAATGCTTTCCACCCGGTCGATAATAATATTTTTCAGTTTACCGGCCGGCTGGTTCAGCACCGTGCCGAGGGGAGCCTTCAGCAGTTTGTCGGCAATCCGCAAGCGCATGTTTTCCAGGATGCTGTAAGCGGAATAATGAGCCAACAGCGTTGACAGGGCATAAAACAGAAGTTTAATAACATGGCCGGCAAGGCAGACGGCCACCCAGAGCCAAATAGCGGCAACCGTGGGGCGACCGTCAAGGAACAAAAGGATGATCTGATATACGCCGATATAAGGCAGCAACCCGCCGGCGACGCTGAAGATGGCGCACAGTACCGCAGTCGTCATCTTCCAGCGGCACTCCGCGGCAAAAGAAAAAACCGTTCTCAACCAATGCTTTGTTTGCACGGTATTCACTCCTCAGTGTTTAATATATTGGGAACTATGCGTCTCCCATAAAACTATACTACGGATTGACCGTAAACAACGGTCAATCCGTAGTATAGTTGGTTTTGTTGCCAGTATCTACTCCATAAGCAGGGCAGTCGCTCCATTCAGACAACAGATTTCCGGTATTCCTGGGGTGACCGTCCGGTCACCAATTTAAAGGCGGCAGCAAATTTACTAGCATTGTCGTAACCGACTTTGCCGGCGATTACAGCAATGCTGTCCTTGCTCTGGCGCAACATCAGCGCCGCCGCCTGCATCCGGTAGGAGCGCAGGTAGGCTTGAACGGAACAGCCGTAAACGCCTTTAAAACAAAGCTTTAGCGTAGTGAGGGGAAGACAGAAGCGATCTGACAGTTCCTTAAGCGTAAAGCGGCGGTCAAGATTTTCACAGATGTAATTCATGACCGCCTTTACGGCGTTTACCTGACTCCGGGGGAAATAGCGGCGCTCATCGCCGCTGTCGGAGGGCGCTTCAACAGTGCTCAAAAACAGCAGCAGTTCCAGCACCTTGATTTTAAAGTAGGTTTTTTTGATTTGCTCAGGCACAGTGTAAAGCTCGGAGAAAATATGCTGAATGGAGTCTTGCGCGCGCATAATAAAGGGTCGTTTACCGGTGCAGAATTTTTCGCGCAAGGTAGTTATATCAACCGGAAACCCTTCAGAAACAGCGGCTAGCGCTGGTAATGCTTCGTCAATATAGATTGCCACTGTAATTCCATGATAATGGCTGAGAGGAAAGCCGAAGCCGGCCGTATGGTTGTCTTTTGAACTAATCTGCAGGTCGCCTTGGGCTAAATACAGATAGGAGCCGTTCTGAAATTCCCACTCAATGCGCCCCTCCCGGCAGTGATCAATACCCAGCATGTTTACTTTCGGCTGAAATTCGGAAAAACAGCCGGGCATATGAAAATCATTATAGATCAGATCAATGCCGGGAAACACCTGGTAGCAGGTCATAGTACCCTCGCCGGATCCGTCTTTCATTTGATATACGGTACATGCTTCATTTTGCTTGACCACCGTGATGTTCTTACCGTAACTGTTTTTTTCTTTCCGTGAGACTTCCATGTTACCTCACCCTTATATCTATTGTTAATCTTATTGTTCTAGCTGATTATTGATATTTCCTTTATCCCTGCGGCAACTCTTGAGCAGTTACCGCAAGCTTAAAGATCGGGACAGGGCGTAGCTCTATTATGTTTTTGGGCATTGACTTATTAAATGGAAATACGTGTTGATAACCTGTTCCTTGACACTGTTGATGCTCAAATAATGGTATGGAAAATGCAAGCTAACACTCATGATAGTGTAAGCTTGCATTTTTAACGTTTATTTCTGCTATTGAATTTTAAATAACTTTCCGAAAAGCCCCGTCCAAGGCGAAGCATTTGGCTGGGGGTTCTCAGGAAACAAACACCGGACACAGCCCGATCATGCTGCCAACCACTACATAAATAATGAAGATGCCTGTGGCGTAAATCGCGCTCTTCTTTTGCCACTGCCACATGTCAACATCGGTCAGCCGCAGCAAGACATAAATAAAGGGAACAAGTGGGCTCAGCAGATGAAAGGCCTGCCCGTAAAGCGAGGCAAATCCCAACTGCAGCGGTGTAAAGCCATAATTGAACCCGGCTTTGGCTAAAACGGGCAAAACGCCGTAATAAAAAGCGTCATTGCTTAAAAATACCGTTCCCGGACTGGCAATGACCGCGGTCAGCAAGCCCCAGTATTTACCCAGGCTCTCAGGAATGATTGCCGCCATACTGTCTGAAATGGCGTTGGACATGCCGGTGCCGTTGAGAATGCCCATGAAGATGCCGGCGCTGATAATCACCAGGCTGACCTGCAGCGCATCAGGGGCATTGGCTTCAATTCTGGCCCGCTGTTCTTTAACATCCGGATAATTGACCAATAAGGCCAGGGTAGTGCCGAGGAGAAAGACAATGGCGGACTTTATTGAGCCCTCAACCAACAACACAATGGCCACGATGACAATCACGAGATTTATCCACAGCATCTTAGGGCGGCGAAGGCTTTGCACAGCGGGGTCCGTAATTGTCATCATAGCATTAAGCTGTGCATCGTCAAACTGCGTAATGCCTAAGCGTTTTCTTTCTTTCAGTCCCATATACACAGCTACGCCAAGCATGTACAGTTCAGCGGCAATCATGATCGGCACAAGGCCGCGCAGAACTTCAGCTTCATTCAGGCCTAACGCCACAATCGCCCGGGCCGTGGGGCCTCCCCACGGCAGCAAATTCAGGACCGAATGGGAAAGAATGGTCAAAACAGCCAGATCAAGCATTTTCATATTGAGTTTTTTATAAATCGGCACCATGGCCGAGCAGACAATAATCATGGTGGACGTACCGTCGCCGTTCAGGGATACGCCTGCTGACAGCAGCACTGTCGCTACCATTACTTTTAACGGGTCGCCTTTGGCAAAGCGGATCATCGCATTGGAAAGGGGATCGAATAAACCGGCGTCAATCATTGTTGTGAAGAACAGGACGGCAAATAACAGCATGATTGCGGTAACGGAAGTGGTTTTTAAACCTTCCAGGGCAAATTTGCCAATATCAGGAGACCATAGGCCCAGTAAAGCGCCGATAATGCCAAACAAGACCGGTACGACAGCAAGTGCAACAAAGGGAGTCAGTTTTTTCTTCATAATCAAAATCATGAATACCGCGATTAATGCGTATGCCATGAAAGTTACCATTAGAGTTCGCTCCTTTTTATTTAAATCTTAGCTAAAACCTTGCGGCCGACACTGCAGCCGGCCGGGCTTTACCCTGCATAATAATTGACCAGGCAGCCCGCCAGAATAATTGCCCGATCTTCCTGCGAAAGATTATGCAACTGCAATTCAACCGGTTTACGGCCTGAGCTGTTGATGATATGCGCCTGTACCCGCTCCGCTCCGCCGGCAATGGCCTCGCGGATCGCCGGTATATACAGCAGATCATCGACGGCGAACGCTTCTTTTAAGCCGGCGTCGACGGTAAATGGAATCATTCCCCAGTTGATCAGATTGCTGCGATAGCGTTTGGTCGCATATTCGAGCGCAATATTGGCATCCCCACCCAGTACTCGCTGACAAGAAGCGGCTTGCTCCCGGGCCGAGCCGTCGCCGGGTTTTCTGGCGAAGATTACGCTGCCAATTCCGGTATGAGCGACAAGCCCGGTCTCATCTTCAGCGTTAGACTCCGCCGCAACGGGTTCGAAAAACTTTTTTACTTCCGGTGTGATCAGACCGGCCTGCCGCTGGCGTTCCAGTTCCTGAATCGCCTTGGCCCGTCCCACATACTGCGGATCTTTGCGTCCCAGTGTAAATTCCGCCAGCCGCAGCGGGTTGGAACGAAATGAAGAGGTCTCGCCGGAGGGAATCAATTCGTCGGTGGTTGTGACTTCATCCTGTAAAACGGCAGCGATTTTCAGCAGCAGGTTAGCAGGCAGCGGCCGGATGGCTGGCCAGTCGGCGATATTGGGGCCAAGCACCAGCTTGGTCTCTTGTTCCGGCTTGCCAAATCCCTGGTAAACCCGGCTCCGGTAGCTGCGGGAATCAAAGCGGTAGGGCGCAGGCGCAGCGGGAAAATCGACTTCCGTCGCCGCCGTCAGGATGCCGCCGCGCAAAGCGGTTGCGGCGATTGACCGCGCATCCATTAAGGCAACCGAGGCAATCTGTCCCTCTGTGGGCTTTGAGCCTTCCCGGCTGGGGAAATTACGGGTGGTGTGACGGATGCTCAGACCGTTATGGGACGGCACATCGCCGGCGCCGAAACAGGGTCCGCAGAACGCGGTCCGGATACTGGCTCCAGCCTGCATCAGACTGGCAATTGAGCCATTGCTGACCAGCTCCAGATTTACCGGCTGACTGGCCGGATATACACTCAGCGAAAACTCGCCGCTGCCGGTCTCTTTTCCGGCCAGCAGGCGGGCCATAGCAGCGATGTTTTCAAATGTTCCCCCGGCGCAGCCGGCGACAACTCCCTGGTCGACATGCAGCTGTCCATTGACCAGTTTATCGGTCAGAGTGAAGTTAACGCGAGAATTCTCGAGCTGCGCCCGGGCGCCGATTTCCACCTGCCGCAGGATATCGGCCGGATTGCGCTTCAATTCGGCAATGGTCCAGACATTGCTGGGATGAAACGGCAAAGCAATCATTGGCTCGATCAGGCTTAAATCTACCTTGACCAGGCCGTCGTAATAGGCGACGGCGCCCGGCGTCAGACGGCGGTAGGCCTCGGGCCGTCCGTGAATCTCATAGTATTGGCGGATTGTTTCGTCGGTTTCCCAGATGGACGACAAACAGGTTGTTTCCGTTGTCATCACATCAATGCCATTGCGAAAATCAGCCGACAAAGCGGCAATCCCCGGTCCGACGAACTCCAGGATTTTGTTTTTGACAAATCCGTCGGCAAACACGGCGCCGATGATGGACAGGGCCACGTCCTGCGGTCCGACGCCATGGCGCGGACTGCCCTCCAG encodes:
- a CDS encoding ABC transporter ATP-binding protein is translated as MYKAVKRIIAWSGQRKSRLYAGFIYSFFHTMFTALPIMAAAYGLSLILEDRNGAAELTSAHILSLAGFVLFAVAGRFWFAYLRAAAQESVGYETAAEQRLAIGAALKRVSLSFFNEKSAGEIAAAITTDLSFLELFGMKMIDTVVNGYISALTLVFCLSFYNIWISLIAAAGILLSALFLSLLSKKSWKNAPVRQQAQDNMVAATFEYIRGMPVVKAFHQSGVSREGIARAYRLNKTISEKIEKNFVPYNCLHLLALRVAATTMVLAAALFTLNGTMELPIMLMTAIFSFVIFGQIESVNNAAHVLRIIDAVLDKLAGIEAAAYIDQNGRNIEPSAYDIRFQNVTFAYEQRAVLKKVSFFIPENTTAAIVGPSGSGKTTICNLLARFYDVDQGSIAVGGVDVKTMTCDSLLKNIAMVFQNVYLFRDTLRNNIRFGKPEASDAEIIAAAQKACCHDFIMALPDQYDTVIGDGGCTLSGGEKQRISIARAMLKNAPIILLDEATASVDPENEHAIQQAISSLVQGKTMIVIAHRLATIQNADQILVVADGCIAQQGTHEELLRQEGVYKRFLALRQAAEGWSI
- a CDS encoding ABC transporter ATP-binding protein; this translates as MQTKHWLRTVFSFAAECRWKMTTAVLCAIFSVAGGLLPYIGVYQIILLFLDGRPTVAAIWLWVAVCLAGHVIKLLFYALSTLLAHYSAYSILENMRLRIADKLLKAPLGTVLNQPAGKLKNIIIDRVESIEVPLAHMIPEGISNLLLPLAVFAYLMMIDWRMALAAMLTVPIAAAAYAVMLRRFNRRYADYMAASNQVNSVIVEYIEGIEVIKAFNQSAASYEKFEQAVESFKKYTLNWFRSTWKPMNFGGSVLPSTLLGTLPAGMILYLNGSLSPGDLTMCLILSLGIVGPLTSFTVLVNDAKAIEHAVKDADVLLKLAELPEADKPVQLNGFDIELAHVNFSYNRVGSSPADTTENVLHNINVKLPQGSFTALVGPSGGGKSTVARLIARFWDAGGGQITIDGMPIQQLPPTQLANTISFVTQDNFLFNCSLRDNIRMGNPRASDEDVLAAARAACCDEFISRLEKGYDTAAGEAGKKLSGGEKQRIAIARAMLKNAPVVILDEATAFTDPESEAKLQTAIAALTKGKTLLVIAHRLSTIKHADQIIVMEKGRIAATGKHAELLASCKLYQAMWTAHIGAKRWAANQTEPVTSEVKHCV
- a CDS encoding helix-turn-helix domain-containing protein; this translates as MEVSRKEKNSYGKNITVVKQNEACTVYQMKDGSGEGTMTCYQVFPGIDLIYNDFHMPGCFSEFQPKVNMLGIDHCREGRIEWEFQNGSYLYLAQGDLQISSKDNHTAGFGFPLSHYHGITVAIYIDEALPALAAVSEGFPVDITTLREKFCTGKRPFIMRAQDSIQHIFSELYTVPEQIKKTYFKIKVLELLLFLSTVEAPSDSGDERRYFPRSQVNAVKAVMNYICENLDRRFTLKELSDRFCLPLTTLKLCFKGVYGCSVQAYLRSYRMQAAALMLRQSKDSIAVIAGKVGYDNASKFAAAFKLVTGRSPQEYRKSVV
- a CDS encoding CitMHS family transporter, with translation MVTFMAYALIAVFMILIMKKKLTPFVALAVVPVLFGIIGALLGLWSPDIGKFALEGLKTTSVTAIMLLFAVLFFTTMIDAGLFDPLSNAMIRFAKGDPLKVMVATVLLSAGVSLNGDGTSTMIIVCSAMVPIYKKLNMKMLDLAVLTILSHSVLNLLPWGGPTARAIVALGLNEAEVLRGLVPIMIAAELYMLGVAVYMGLKERKRLGITQFDDAQLNAMMTITDPAVQSLRRPKMLWINLVIVIVAIVLLVEGSIKSAIVFLLGTTLALLVNYPDVKEQRARIEANAPDALQVSLVIISAGIFMGILNGTGMSNAISDSMAAIIPESLGKYWGLLTAVIASPGTVFLSNDAFYYGVLPVLAKAGFNYGFTPLQLGFASLYGQAFHLLSPLVPFIYVLLRLTDVDMWQWQKKSAIYATGIFIIYVVVGSMIGLCPVFVS
- a CDS encoding hydratase, with the translated sequence MIKLIRHGVYLVNGRTIVDKDGQAAMDRIASCLQPAGCGGAMQNAVDKAQARSQTLAYQILAAHNTAADDHGLKLKFDCLASHDITYVGIIQTARASGLQEFPLPYVLTNCHNSLCAVGGTINEDDHVFGLTAARKYGGIYVPAHQAVIHQYMREMMTGCGKMILGSDSHTRYGALGTLAVGEGGGELAKQLLSKTYDLAYPDVVAVYLEGSPRHGVGPQDVALSIIGAVFADGFVKNKILEFVGPGIAALSADFRNGIDVMTTETTCLSSIWETDETIRQYYEIHGRPEAYRRLTPGAVAYYDGLVKVDLSLIEPMIALPFHPSNVWTIAELKRNPADILRQVEIGARAQLENSRVNFTLTDKLVNGQLHVDQGVVAGCAGGTFENIAAMARLLAGKETGSGEFSLSVYPASQPVNLELVSNGSIASLMQAGASIRTAFCGPCFGAGDVPSHNGLSIRHTTRNFPSREGSKPTEGQIASVALMDARSIAATALRGGILTAATEVDFPAAPAPYRFDSRSYRSRVYQGFGKPEQETKLVLGPNIADWPAIRPLPANLLLKIAAVLQDEVTTTDELIPSGETSSFRSNPLRLAEFTLGRKDPQYVGRAKAIQELERQRQAGLITPEVKKFFEPVAAESNAEDETGLVAHTGIGSVIFARKPGDGSAREQAASCQRVLGGDANIALEYATKRYRSNLINWGMIPFTVDAGLKEAFAVDDLLYIPAIREAIAGGAERVQAHIINSSGRKPVELQLHNLSQEDRAIILAGCLVNYYAG